The following are encoded in a window of Arthrobacter sp. OAP107 genomic DNA:
- a CDS encoding DUF1345 domain-containing protein, which yields MSRVDGAEHQASHFDRPAHHSRLRLLVMAAVGLATAVAVGLLQSWTYAPAMGWAAASATYLVWVWAVIGRLPAGTTAAHARRDDPGRAASDALVLAATIASFGGVAMILGDASNSQGGAKSAIIALGLGTSTLSWFLVHTLYTLRYASIYYRDKTGVDFNQDQPPRYTDFAYLAFTVGMAYQVSDTNLKTDAMRGTVLRHGLLSYLLGAIVLATTINLVSGLVA from the coding sequence ATGAGCAGAGTGGACGGCGCGGAACACCAGGCATCGCACTTCGACCGGCCGGCGCATCATTCGCGGCTCCGGTTGCTGGTCATGGCCGCGGTCGGACTGGCAACAGCCGTGGCGGTGGGGCTCCTGCAGTCGTGGACCTATGCGCCGGCCATGGGGTGGGCGGCGGCGTCGGCCACCTATCTGGTGTGGGTGTGGGCGGTCATCGGGCGCCTCCCGGCGGGGACCACGGCGGCCCACGCGCGGCGCGACGATCCAGGCCGGGCCGCCTCTGACGCCCTGGTGCTGGCCGCCACGATAGCCAGCTTTGGCGGCGTTGCCATGATCCTGGGGGACGCTTCCAACAGCCAAGGCGGCGCCAAGTCGGCCATCATCGCACTCGGGCTGGGGACCTCAACCTTGTCCTGGTTCCTGGTGCACACGCTCTACACACTGCGCTACGCCTCCATCTACTACCGAGACAAGACCGGCGTCGATTTCAACCAGGACCAACCGCCGCGCTACACGGACTTCGCCTATCTGGCCTTCACCGTGGGCATGGCCTACCAGGTCTCGGACACCAACCTCAAGACTGACGCCATGCGCGGCACGGTACTCCGCCACGGACTGCTGTCCTACCTGCTCGGCGCGATCGTGCTGGCCACCACCATCAACCTGGTCTCCGGCCTGGTCGCCTGA
- a CDS encoding polysaccharide deacetylase: protein MSTSAFADSQHHITWPAGFTAAASFTFDVDAESCVIAHDPTSTRRMSLMSHQSYGPKVAVPRLLQILARQEVRGTFFIPGFTAECYPDVVRQIVDGGHEVAHHGYLHEPMQGIDAATEASYLDRGLEALEKVAGVRPVGYRAPWWELNWHSPALLADRGFLYDSSLLDGDAPYRMSVGPGSPSGASDTRDIVEIPVDWALDDWEQYAFYPGVTGSGVIESPAKVLEMWTLEAEAHRSQGSCFVLTNHPFISGRPSKAVALEQLIERVKGMDGMWVTTLEQIAEHTKATVSEVHTHARIDVPTYPGAGARFKPGQVQVPALS from the coding sequence ATGAGCACCAGCGCCTTCGCGGATTCCCAGCACCACATCACCTGGCCTGCCGGCTTCACCGCCGCCGCGTCCTTCACCTTCGATGTCGACGCCGAATCCTGCGTCATCGCGCACGATCCCACCAGCACCCGGCGCATGTCGCTCATGAGCCACCAGTCGTACGGGCCGAAGGTGGCGGTGCCGCGGCTGCTGCAGATCCTGGCGCGGCAGGAGGTCCGCGGGACGTTCTTCATCCCCGGGTTCACGGCCGAATGCTACCCGGACGTGGTGCGGCAGATCGTCGACGGCGGCCACGAGGTTGCGCACCACGGCTACCTGCACGAGCCGATGCAGGGGATCGATGCCGCCACCGAGGCGTCCTATTTGGACCGCGGGCTTGAAGCGCTGGAGAAGGTCGCGGGGGTCCGGCCCGTGGGGTACAGGGCGCCGTGGTGGGAGCTGAACTGGCACTCGCCGGCGCTGCTCGCGGACCGCGGCTTCCTCTACGACTCCAGCCTGCTCGACGGGGATGCGCCGTACCGGATGTCGGTTGGCCCGGGTTCACCTTCCGGCGCTTCTGATACCCGGGACATCGTGGAGATCCCCGTGGACTGGGCTCTGGATGACTGGGAGCAGTACGCGTTCTACCCCGGCGTGACCGGCAGCGGCGTGATCGAAAGCCCGGCCAAGGTGCTGGAGATGTGGACGCTCGAGGCAGAGGCGCACCGCTCGCAGGGAAGCTGCTTCGTGCTCACCAACCACCCGTTCATCTCGGGCCGGCCGTCCAAGGCGGTGGCCCTGGAACAGCTGATTGAGCGGGTCAAGGGAATGGACGGCATGTGGGTGACAACCCTGGAGCAGATCGCTGAGCATACCAAGGCGACCGTCTCCGAAGTCCATACCCACGCGCGGATCGATGTGCCCACGTACCCCGGCGCCGGAGCCCGCTTCAAGCCCGGCCAGGTGCAGGTGCCCGCGCTCAGCTAA
- a CDS encoding cytosine permease, translating to MHNSSSPQSGPAMEQAEDFEAWLQPIPETARTRKVSGQFWIWAGANLAPINWVLGALGINLGLGFADTVTVLVLGNLIGMLLFGCFVLLGQKTGATGMVLARAAFGRRGNYLPAAIQALLVVGWCAVNTWIILDLVMALFGTLGWVDPAAHNYAWKIGVATFIMAAQVAIAWFGYKAIAAFEKWTVPPTIIILVVMSAVAWFGLKIDWTYAGPAGNILEGSERIAAMSAVMTAIGIGWGITWFTYAADYSRFVSTTVPKKKVYLASVLGQFIPVVWLGVLGASLATNSGEVDPGKLIVQNFGAMALPVLLMVLHGPIATNILNIYTFSVATQALDITISRRKLNLFVGAFSLIAVVFFIFQEDFASVLDAWLIGLVAWVAAWGGVMLVHYFWLEKRWPGKVERLFDGVGTRRLPVVNWAGVTALLAGIAATWLFMYGLIPIMQGPIAVALGGWDLSWLAGGLTSAAVYAVLGPRLHRPYVTVTSDGGTAASAVSAPDAAQAPQPVPAVEL from the coding sequence ATGCACAACTCCTCATCCCCGCAGTCTGGGCCCGCAATGGAGCAGGCCGAGGACTTCGAAGCCTGGCTCCAGCCCATTCCGGAAACCGCGCGCACCCGCAAGGTGTCCGGCCAGTTCTGGATCTGGGCCGGCGCAAACCTGGCCCCGATCAACTGGGTCCTCGGCGCCCTGGGCATCAACCTGGGCCTCGGCTTCGCCGACACCGTCACGGTCCTGGTCCTGGGCAACCTGATCGGCATGCTGCTCTTCGGCTGCTTCGTGCTGCTCGGCCAGAAGACCGGCGCCACCGGCATGGTCCTGGCCCGCGCCGCATTCGGCCGCCGCGGCAACTACCTCCCCGCGGCCATCCAGGCGCTGCTCGTGGTGGGCTGGTGCGCCGTCAACACCTGGATCATCCTCGACCTGGTCATGGCGCTCTTCGGCACCCTCGGCTGGGTGGACCCCGCGGCCCACAACTACGCCTGGAAGATCGGCGTCGCCACCTTCATCATGGCCGCCCAGGTTGCCATCGCGTGGTTCGGCTACAAAGCCATCGCCGCGTTCGAAAAATGGACCGTGCCGCCCACCATCATCATCCTCGTGGTGATGTCCGCCGTCGCCTGGTTCGGCCTCAAGATCGACTGGACCTACGCCGGCCCCGCGGGCAACATCCTGGAAGGCTCTGAACGGATCGCCGCCATGAGCGCCGTGATGACGGCCATCGGCATCGGCTGGGGCATCACCTGGTTCACCTACGCCGCCGACTACTCACGCTTCGTCAGCACCACCGTGCCCAAGAAAAAGGTCTACCTGGCCTCCGTCCTGGGCCAGTTCATCCCCGTCGTCTGGCTCGGCGTCCTCGGCGCCAGCCTCGCCACCAACAGCGGCGAGGTGGACCCCGGCAAGCTGATCGTGCAGAACTTCGGGGCCATGGCGCTGCCCGTCCTCCTGATGGTGCTGCACGGCCCCATCGCCACCAACATCCTGAACATCTACACCTTCTCGGTGGCCACGCAGGCGCTCGACATCACCATCAGCCGCCGCAAGCTCAACCTGTTCGTCGGCGCCTTCTCGCTCATCGCCGTCGTCTTCTTCATCTTCCAGGAGGACTTCGCTTCGGTGCTGGACGCCTGGCTGATCGGCCTGGTGGCCTGGGTGGCCGCGTGGGGCGGCGTGATGCTGGTGCACTACTTCTGGCTGGAGAAGCGCTGGCCCGGCAAAGTGGAACGGCTGTTCGACGGCGTCGGCACCCGCCGGCTGCCCGTAGTCAACTGGGCCGGCGTAACCGCGCTGCTCGCCGGGATCGCGGCCACCTGGCTGTTCATGTACGGGCTCATCCCGATCATGCAGGGCCCCATCGCGGTTGCCCTGGGCGGCTGGGACCTCTCCTGGCTCGCCGGCGGCCTCACCAGCGCCGCGGTCTACGCGGTCCTCGGCCCGCGGCTGCACCGGCCGTACGTGACGGTGACGTCCGACGGCGGCACGGCAGCCTCCGCCGTCAGCGCACCTGACGCTGCGCAGGCACCCCAGCCCGTTCCCGCCGTCGAACTCTAA